The Alicyclobacillus macrosporangiidus CPP55 genome segment GTGGTTCATCACTGGGCAAATGTCATCCACTGCTTCCGCAATAATTGCTCTGCGTCCACTTGCCGAAACCAGACGAGCCGTACATCATGACCACTGACATTCCATTCACTGGGAGCGACGATGTGAGGGGGGCCGGCGGTAATTCACGGCCCCGCTAAAACCGAGCATTTCATTACTTTTGAAATTGGCTCATGAAGTTGCTGCAGGCTTGAATCATCGCTTGACCCTGGGGCGTGGTCAGCGCTTGTTGCATCGTTTGTTGACCTTGTGCTGACGGCGTGTTTGTCTGCGTGATGCTGGAGGCAAAAGAATTCGAAAGTGCTACACTGCCACTCGCCATTCCCAGAGCGAGTACAGGCAGCACCCAAAGCGCCTGCTTCAACATGTCAACCACTCCCTTCCGACGGAAAGATGGTGAACGTGGTGCCCGGCTGCGTTGTGACCGCCTGCATCGACACGCATGAACTGCACATCACCCCGCCATGCCTGAGGATCCATATTTTGTTCCACTTCAAAGCCTACACCGCCGCTCGATAACCCTGGAGGCACAAAGGGATGGTCTTTTCTGTGCAACTTGAACCATGTCAGAATCCGCAGGAACGGCCTTGACAGAACGCTGGTACACCCTCGACGGGTGTTGTCAAAGGGAACTATGCGTCGTAGCATATGCCCCGCGCCATAGATATACCTCTATGGGTATTTAAGGCGAGGGTGAACCTGCGACCAACGTGATCGACATCCATTCGCTGGATGTGTACGAGCGCCTGGAAACGAGGCCAGACTCTGCAGTTCATCGATGTCTGGGAGCCGGGCGAAGTGGCATCCGGGAAGATTCCAGGCGCCAAAAAGCATCTCCATGGCCATACCTACCGGGTGCAGGTTGGGATTTTCGGCAGTCCGGATGGCCGGGGCATCGTCATGGACTTTCATGATACCAAGGAGATATGGAAGAAGCATTGAACCCGTTTTGGATCATTCCTATCTGAACGACGTGCTGCCGCCGATGAATCCGACGGCAGAAAACATGGTCTACTGGTTGTATCAAACCTTTCAACGATACACGCCGCAAGGCGTGGCGGTGAAGTTCGTCCGCCTTCACGAAACACCGAACTGTGATGCCGAATTTCGGGCCGAGTGGGATCATTAACCGCCGCGTATTCACAATCTTGGTACATTCTCCAGCGTGTGTGGCTTCCTCCCCCTTTCCGGGAGGAGCTAAAATCGGCTTTGGAGGCGGTTG includes the following:
- a CDS encoding 6-carboxytetrahydropterin synthase codes for the protein MCTSAWKRGQTLQFIDVWEPGEVASGKIPGAKKHLHGHTYRVQVGIFGSPDGRGIVMDFHDTKEIWKKH
- a CDS encoding 6-pyruvoyl trahydropterin synthase family protein; the encoded protein is MNPTAENMVYWLYQTFQRYTPQGVAVKFVRLHETPNCDAEFRAEWDH